A section of the Ovis canadensis isolate MfBH-ARS-UI-01 breed Bighorn chromosome 1, ARS-UI_OviCan_v2, whole genome shotgun sequence genome encodes:
- the LOC138429304 gene encoding soma ferritin-like — translation MASQAKGLLSEECRDAINRIASYELHACYYIEDSEAPTFHTFFQDQADVKREHAKQFIKYLRKYKCTICLPVIKRPDLDNWGTGKQALLSAVQLENELNELLQDLKASASRNRETNLLRFMKKFLDEQTRNLSYLEYQLNYQMDLEKSTQSEGQPENVAGPSGTAGQETESAGNSPSPPAQKVPKSAP, via the exons ATGGCATCCCAGGCAAAGGGCCTTCTTTCTGAAGAATGTAGGGATGCTATTAATCGGATAGCATCTTACGAGCTGCAT GCCTGTTATTACATTGAAGATTCAGAAGCACCTACTTTTCATACATTCTTCCAAGACCAAGCTGATGTGAAGAGGGAGCATGCAAAGCAGTTcataaaatatctaagaaaataTAAGTGTACAATCTGTCTTCCGGTGATTAAG AGGCCTGATTTAGATAACTGGGGAACTGGTAAACAAGCTCTACTGTCTGCTGTGCAGTTGGAGAATGAGTTAAACGAGCTCCTTCAAGACCTGAAGGCCTCAGCTTCTAGGAATAGAGAAACCAAT ctCTTACGCTTCATGAAAAAGTTCCTGGATGAACAGACCAGGAATTTAAGCTATCTGGAATACCAGCTTAATTATCAGATGGATTTGGAAAAGTCAACCCAGAGTGAAGGACAGCCTGAAAATGTCGCCGGACCATCTGGAACAGCAGGTCAAGAGACAGAATCTGCAGGCAACTCTCCAAGTCCTCCTGCCCAGAAGGTCCCAAAGTCAGCTCCTTAA